The genomic stretch CGACTTGGAAAAGCCAATGATGCCTGCCTTGGCTGCCGCGTAATTGGCTTGTCCCGCGTTACCGGTAATGCCAACCACCGAGGCAATGTTGACGATGCGGCCCGTGCGGGCGCGCATCATGCCACGCAGACAGGCTTTGCACAACCGATAGGCCGCGCTCAGATTCGTGCTCATGACGGCGTCCCAGTCCGCATCTTTCATGCGCATCAGAAGACTGTCGCGAGTAATACCGGCATTGTTAACCAGAATGCCCACCGCACCGAACTGGGTGTTGATGTTCCCAATGACAGTCTCGATGTTTGCCGACTCGCGGACATCCAGTCGCATCCCCGCGCCTCTAATATCCTGTTTCGCAAGATATTGGTTGATGGCGTCTGCGCCTTCAGCCGATGTTGCGGTGCCGATCACGATCGCGCCGTGCGCGCCCAGCGAGCGCGCGATCGCCTGGCCGATGCCGCGGCTGGCGCCGGTTACCAGCGCGATCTGATTAGCTAACGTCATGTGCGTA from Gammaproteobacteria bacterium encodes the following:
- the fabG gene encoding 3-oxoacyl-ACP reductase FabG, giving the protein MTLANQIALVTGASRGIGQAIARSLGAHGAIVIGTATSAEGADAINQYLAKQDIRGAGMRLDVRESANIETVIGNINTQFGAVGILVNNAGITRDSLLMRMKDADWDAVMSTNLSAAYRLCKACLRGMMRARTGRIVNIASVVGITGNAGQANYAAAKAGIIGFSKSLARETGGRGITVNTVAPGFIDTDMTRAMPEARRNALQQQIPLGRLGDVDDVAQAVLFLASPAAAYITGETLNVNGGLYMP